AGATGTCTCAAGGTGGTATCCATGTTGTAGTCATGATCCATCGTAGTCCCTAGTCGGAACATTATGAGTAAATAATTTTGCTACCCATTATAAACATTGATGACACTCACAATAATCATAATGTTTTAAGCAAAATCCTCCAGTATTGAAAAGTTGACATATACTTGCTTAATTTACATGTAGTTTGACTTTGAGTAGTAACTAGTAAGTGCCTCTTAAATATATAAGGATCGGGATGAGAGAATAAGTGTGCAATGGAgacttagagcaactccaaccccaaaattcttatttggtttcttaacacactattcagcactattcctgtgggcccgtactgccacatcagacttaagaaactcctaagaaactgaagcagattttgctccaacccatggtttcttaaattactatttgaagggtcccacccgtgtcccaccatacaatataaatttataatatttattttcacccaatttagatttaaatttaatactaaataaatacttcaacttaaaaataatttaattgaaaaacTGATGCCAAAACAGTCAGAAAACCAGTAAAACCGGTCAAAATACCCTCAAATGGGCAGAAAACCGGTTCCAACCGGTCTAAACCGGTCTGGATTGGTCACTAACGGGCAAAAAACCGGCTCAGCCGGTCTCCCACTATAAAAACAACTtttcctctctcactctccATAACCCTAGCCGCACATCTCCTTcctccctcttcttcttcttcctcctgcaTTCCATCCCTCTTCTTCTCCGGCCACATCAACAACCGTCTCGTCTTCTCTCCACCTCTCTGCCGCCAtcaccttcttccttttcttctcaaatcattttcttttctgCACTTGTGTGACCAACAGGGCCACCACCTCCgcccctctcttcttcttctccagcCTAAAACCCCCAACCCGCCACCCTCAGGCCACGATCCGGCCACCACCGGCCCTGTTTCATGCTTTCTAGGCCTTCAATCTCGCAAAGGAGTTTCCTTTCCTCACATGCAAAGCGATCTGAGGTGAGTTtgtgttgtattttttttttgttgattttcgTCTGTTCATTTACCCTTCTATTGAAACTCTCTCATCTCTTTGCAGATCGGAGCTTCTCAGTCAAGATCAagattatgtttattttttgttttttttatgtaaaaaaacaCTGGTGTTCTATTCTGTAAAATCCATGTTCTGTAATAAAGTTGTTATTTTAGTGTTCTGTTCATGTTGTTAAGGTTGTGAATTTTCCATCTTCCTTCATCCTGTTAATTTTCCCTCTGAAATCTGTTGAGCATGTGAGAGAAAATATCATTTGTTTAAGgctaagaaaccaaaaagcagAGTTCCTTGTGGAAGAAACTCTGCACTGTTGCTAAGATCTCAAAAGTGCCAACTAGGCATGCTCCAATGCTGCAAAAAATAAGAAACGGTTTCTTAGCATCTCCACCTGGtctaagaaaccagcgttggagatgctcttagataTAACGTGGTTCGACCAATTTATCTACATTCTCCATTGAGAAAATAATATGTATTTTAACTCAACAAACATTACAAACCTTAAACCCTTTCTAGTCTAACCACTCACAATCTCAAAACTCACAAACATTATATGTGTCATTACCGGCAGTAACCGGGACAAATGCACTTAGCTAGATCGAGTGTATATGGGGCAATTTCCCCCACTATGTTTTTCATTCTCCAACCATTGTTACTCTAACACACAAACTTAACCTAGTTACAGACACATACCAATCCTAATTTCACGAGAACGGAAGGGAGAGACAACAATACAACAACTAGAGAATAGAGAAAGAGTCTAAACACAGGGAGAAAACAAGATTGAGAGTGAAAGATGTTGATGGAGATCAAGGGTGGCCTTGGTTGCTGATGGAGCTACGGCGGTGGCCGTGAGTAGACAGGGTCGGGCTGCATGATTTAGGGTTGATAGCTATACAACATTGCGAAAAGTGTTCGTCGTGGTGACTTGAAGAGAGTGTGACCAACACGTGGTGGCTGAAATAGGGGGATGGTTCTGGTTGAGATGAGTTTGAGGTGGTGGTTGAGTTTGTTGAGGTTGTTAATACACGCGAACTCAAATCTGCTACAATATACTATTACATTATTTGAATCATAATAGTAGTCAAATCTTCATATATTTTGCtaaaaaatatgatttaatttttaaCATTCTTGTATTTTTAAGattcttaaaaactattttcataaattatttGAGTTAATatgatttatttaaatatacataaattaataaggataaataaaaaaattgaaaattaaggaGGACGTGGGTTTTTAAACATGGGTTTCTAAACCCGAGCGGAAATGAGGTTGAGTTTTGTATTTTCACCCTCAATATCTTCGAACACACACCAAAACTCATACCGCTTTTAATGAGTTTGGTGTTGGGAAAAGATGAATGATCCTGACCCATCCCATTGTCATGCCCAAGTACAATTGGTGGCACCAAAATattcttacatttttttttttttttcctttttttcagaTTTCCTATGCTGCAAAATAATGTTTGTGGCGTTCGGTGGTAGAGGGAGGGACTCACCCATTTCAAAGCTtctcaattttgtttttttatatgtaATACATATGTATGTGAGTTGTATAAATTATTGTACGCCTACCATATTCTTTAATCTTGACCCATCTTGGTCCTCTTAATCTCAAATTTCTACCTCCACCACCGATCATATTTGCTTCCCCATAATCTCAAATTTCTACCTCCACCACCGATCATATTTGCTTCCCCACTCTTgttctgaaattttgatttGTAATATTTTTCTTCTAGTGGGTGTTGGCATATACACGCATAATACAAGGTCATATCTCAATTTCTTTTCAGGAAGGCTCTGCGTCACACTCTTAGAGCAtatccaatgcaaggttcttagttcttatttttgagtgagttcttaaccattggaggagatgacgtggagttcttagttcttaaaaataagaactaggttcttatataagatgttttactttttgagttcttaacatgaaaagttaattttttctctctcattcatcaattcatttaatttaaatattgaattagcatttaaatttaaatcaaaattatatgaaagaaaaaaatattactactaTAATATTAATGATattgtgggaccaaatgaatagtactAAAATCTaaaaactcatggttggagcaaaatatgCATAGAGTTtcttaagcacatgtgacagtacgggcccacatgaatagtgctaagaattaagaaataagaactagcattggagatgctcttacagTTATTCTTCTGGATAAAAGCAGAATTGTTGTGCATCTAATACCAATTAAATAATGCTGCCTAATCATCCACTAATGTCCATTTCTTAGTTAAAGTTTCAAGACAGTTAATTAACCCAACAAAAGTTCTAACACCAATATAACTTGTGTTTGGTGGCCCCAAATCTGTTGTCAGCAAATAATCATTTTTCTTCTACCCTTTAAGTAACCCTTGTTTGAAgcttttaaattaaatagagaTATGAAAATTGAATCTCAGAAGAAGTTTGATACTTATGTTTTGTACTAGTTTGATGCTTGAGTCCATTAATATATTGCTAATCTACCATGTGAAttagttaaataaaaaaaggtGGTGATGGCCGGTGGTGAGGTGTTGTATCTTAAAGATATTATGCATTTTATCCACCAAATTCGTCACTTAATTGACACATGATTGTGATGGAAAGCTAGGGACATTTGTGAATGAGTTTTGAGAATCAGAATGTTCTGTACAAGCATATTGAGGAAGCATGTTGAGGAAATGCAAATCTGCATTTCACTAttaagtggctaatctcttaAATAGTCATGTATCACTTGGAATGTGTGATGTAATTATTCCTCTCTAGTTTAAAGGATATGTTGTATCATGTTGGATGCTTCTTCAGAGATAGAAGAGAATCTGTCCTTGAAAAGAAGGTAGTGGACATATTTTTACACTGAAATTCAGGGGCTATTTTCACCAAGATCTTTCAGCATCTTAGTTAATTCCTCAGAATCAAAACCACTTTCAGCATTGATAGAATATCAGTTCACATTACAGTTGTAAGACATAAGCCAGAAACCCACCTCTGCTATGTCAGAAACAAATCATCCATTGGCTACAGTCAACCCATTAATGTTGGAATATTCCCACACCAATATTTGGGTCGTTTAACACTATTCTTGTGGGTCTAAAATGTcataaaaaacttaaataattCATAAACAACTCATGCATATTTTACTccaataatgattttttttttgttgggtacgagaaaaaaaaaagaattattaaGGCAGGAGGAAAAAGAATGAATTGTACTTTATTCACAAAaacgggttgtctaaatgactaatgataaaatttgggttaaataacccatgatttaggtggaccaatcacatttaagaattttttatattttatttattaatttatttactgttaaatatgttttttgtccTTGACTTATACACATGAATCTAAAATGAtgcttaaaaataaaaatacagatTTTAgtccttgattttttttttatctaaaatgGTCACGGTTCAAGTTCACATAGGCTTCCATGTGGACTTTCACATCTATTTCGGTCCCTCCAAATAAAAATTCCATCAAATATAGTCCTTCTCCCttcataattatttcaaaactcAGAAATTAATATCTTTATCCCAAAACATAGAAATTCATATAGTCACACTCAGGTAAGTTACCTTAGCCTCACTTCACATCTCCATTTTTTGACAAAAATATTCGTATTTATGAACACGAATTgaatgattttgaaaaattgaaaatttctttTCCTTATTATAATTAACGATACCCAGGTTGCCCCAATAGTGTTCAAACGTTGCTGGTTCTCACTGAACGTGAAGATGCAAGCAAATAGAGTTTTTGCTAAATTGaaaatttcttttctttattataATGAACGTGAAGATGCAAGCAAATAGAGCTTTAGCAACCGTGCACGATTGGATCCTCATCGGTGGAGTCTTCATCCATGGGATTTGTCTTCTACATCGAGAGGCTCTAATTTGGACAGTGATGGGTTGAGTTCGGGTTCACGTTAGGGGCAGGTTCCAATTTCGATTTGATGAGTCTGGATGATTTAAACTCATGAATTTCTATGAGTTTTGGGACGAAGATATGAATTTCtgaattttgaaataattattaatGGAGAAGGATTAAAGTTGATGGAAGAAATTATGAAGAGACTGAAATAGATGTGAAAAATTCAAATGAGCCTATGTTGTTCGGTGACCATTTTAGATGAAATCAAGGACTAGAATACATTTTTTTCCAGGCACAATTTTAGATCCATGTAAtaagttagggaccaaaaacatatttgaccataaataaataaattaataaaatataaaagtttaattaatttatttaaatgtgatggtccacctagatcatgggtcatttaacccaaattttaccATGGGTTATTTAGCCAACCCCTCACAAAACACCTTAAGCAAATGTTTGCTTATGAAAGCAACCGTTGTTTAAGCAATCAACTTTCACATAAGCATGCTCCAAGGCAAAAAATTAAGCAACTGCTTATGACTAAGTTAGCAAATAGATTCATGAACCCATTATCCATCCAATCAATCTCAACAAAATccttagttcaaaaaaaaaaatctcaacaaAATCCATCTAGCTAACCAATCTaattacaaattaaaattaaatagataGATAACACGACCCATCCATTTAATTTGGTGGATGAATAGTATTTTAAAACTTATTGgatcatttaattaaaataaaatccattgattttttttttaaaaaatttacatgGATTAAATGGATATTTTTTTACACAAcataaaaaaatccaaaatcTCTAAACAGGTTAGGTCGACCTCAACGGTCCGACTGACCTAAACCCCAAACTCGTCGCCTAAACTCTAAAATCTCTGAACATGTTTAGGGTTAAGTGCTTAAAGGTTATGTCTCGAATTTTTTTTAAGGTTCTTTACTTAATCTCTTCTTGTGTGTGAACAATATTTATGTGAGATTTTTTGCACTATTATATACAAATTAAATCTTTATCTTATTAAACAAAatgaaggcttaattgcaactttggtccccgacgtttaccaataccacgattttggtccccacctaatttaattgcatggatggtccccgacgttgtaggccgtgtgcaacgttagtcctaccgtttatttcttaatggatgaGGCTTATGTGgacgtccaattggagagagaaaggatgTATGAGGAGaaagggaagcacgtgagtatcacgtgacccttatctgaactcattatacccaaacccctgacctccctagaacgaagaaggtaacacgatttagatccctagggtttcagatttgggtataatgggttcatataaggttcacgtgatactcacgtgctttcctctctcctcatacctcctttttctctccaactagacgtccacgtaagtttcctccattaagaaataaacggtaggactaacgttgcatacgacctacaacgtcggggaccatccatgtaattaaattaggtggggtaccaaaatcgtggcattggtaaacgtcgggaccaaaagttgcaattaagcccaaaatgaataaaaaagagtTTTCTGTTAGTGGACAATTAAAGTAACATAATACTTTCCAAACGAGTAACGACATCTtttgttaaagaaaaaaatgtagtAGAATTTCACATTAGTACTCAATTATATTCTTTACATATTACGTTTAGAAGCTTGATAGCTCATAaactattaaaattattaaattacttATAAAACTTTCCTAGTGAGATAATCaagttaaattattaaaaatttacaTGCACTATCATTACAATCGTGAAAGATTTTTACACagtcaaccaatcaaattttaaagatatcagaaattctatttttttatttcatttaatcaTTTGATGCGAgtcatccttaaaatctgattgattGATAAAGTAATTACATTGTTAGTACATGTACCATTTTCTCTTATTAAAATATGTTCAAGTTTCCATTTATGAAATCCATTAAATTATAGAGAAAGTTTTATCAAGGTTAATGTTTTGTTCACAACCACTTTCAGGTGGAAAAGATATGAAGGAAGGAGAAATGtgggaagaaaataaaaaagaaaaaaagagaaagtaaAGTGTCTAATGGGTGCTATAATGTTGGTTTGGATTCATTCACACCCAACTTTCTTCTATTTCATTTCTACGTACTTTCTTCCAtttcatttctctttcttttattcttATTTCTCCCTTGAGTGTGGTGGAAATGAGGTGCGGATGACGAATGAGAGAAATAGAGAACAAAATTGGGTGGAAAATAATTAGGGTGTAAATGAATTAGAGTTGTTTCATATTATACATATTAAGCTTTTGAAATAAGTAATTATTTAATATGGTATTCGAACCTCTATGACTTAGGGTGTAGAGTTTAAGCAATTATCTCATAATAAGGCATTATGATATTTGTattagagagagggagagggtgagagagagagagatttgtGCAATATACATATAATTTTCCTTTGAGGAATGTAAGCAAAATTTAAGTTACATCATGGGCAACTAGGCCACCACATAATGGTCCTAATCATACCATGAAAAGAAAAAGCATTAACAAAAGTTTCTCTTCAGAAACAGTGAGAATGAGGATGAAGGTACACAAAACAAAAACCCCTCGCAATTTCTCTGTTCTCCATAGAATTATTCACCCTTAATTTCCTAATCTCTAGTTCGTTCAAGCTTTCGGAACACCAATAACCACCCTGAATTCTTTGCAATCTTCACCCTTTTGCTTCTCAATGTCATTTGTTTCAACACTTTCTTCCATCACAGTTTCCATCCTCCCATTTTCTTCACAGCACTTCATCACCTCAGTGACTACCTCTACTGTTTCctcttcttgctccttctgtTTTCCCCATAGAACTTGGTAAAGTCCTATTACAATCAGAATAGCTCCAAGGATcctgaaaataaataaacatacaTCAATTATTGCACTGATAACTTACATTAATTGTTTGCCATATTATCAGACGTTGTGCTTTTACATGATTGTGATGTTTCGTATGGATGCAATATGCATCATCACTTTTGGTTTATGATAAGAACTTTGAAAAATGTTAAGTGGAAATAGTGAAATAAGGACTTACCCTCCAAGATAGATTTTTTCTGCTAGAATGAAAGTGCCCATGATGGCCACTATGACCATCATCAAAGGGCTGAAAGCAGTGACAAAAACTGGCCCTTTCTTTTGCATCACAATCCCTTGAACATAGTAGGTAATTCCAGATGATACTATACCCTGAGAATGATAAGAATAAATTATGATGGTTAGATTTTATCATAAATTGTTAACATTGAAAAACTAAGTCATGTGACATTTTTAAGTGGTTAGGTGACCGTTAAATAACTTACCGCATAGGCTGCGGCAAGCAGGTTCATGTCCCAGCCAATGGACCAAACAGAAGGACTGTGCTCCATGACAAAGGTAACTGCAATTGATTGCAGTGTGCCCAAGAAACACACTATTGCTGTGAGTGAGAGCTGAGCAGAGTATTTCCTTAATGTCACTGCCTGAAGGATGAAGAAAGAAGCCCAAGCAAGGGTTGCAATTATGAGAAGAATAGAACCCTTAACCCAATCCTGTTCAGCAGAAGCATTGGTGTTCACTGGCTCATAGTTTCTTGGATGATGCATGTACTGAGACCCCAAAAAATTGATGACTTTCCCTTTGTACAATGTCATCAACATGGCCCCAGCAACTGTAACTCCAGTTCCTAACACCTTTGCTTGGCATCTAACTTTTCTAATGTCCACCTTCTCCATCCTAGTTCATCAAAATCACATAGCAAAAAATCATGTTAGCTCAAAGCAATAGAAAAACCAGACAAAGTGAGCAGAGCATAAAAACAGAGTTAAATAGAGCAAGATAAATGAGATTAATGATTAATACCTGAAAATCACTGCCATAAGAAACGTCATTGCAGGAAGCACGTTGCTTAAAGCACATGAGTAAGTTGGAGAAGTGAATTTCAACCCCGCATAGTATAAGTTCTGATCAATCACAGGCCTgtaaaaacagaggaaaacAGAGCATAAAAACAGAGTATAAAAACAGAGGAAAGCAACAAATTTTAgaacacattttttttaacattgaATACCAAGTTTTATAGAGAGGAAATTACTAACCCAAGTAGACCCAACACGAACATTTGCATGAACATGACAAATGTAATCCTAGGCCTCACTTTTCTCTCAAGAACAAGTGCAAAGGGAGCAATTGCTGCAGTAGCAAAAGCATGCCTATAAACCACAAGAACATAGTGGCTCATTCCACGGTTGAGTGAAACCTTGGTGATTATGTTCATGCCAGCGAACCCGAATTGCAGAGAAATCATGGCTATGTAAGGTTTGGACCTTTGGAAGAAACTACCACACCAACTATCTCCTTCCATTTTTGTTTGCTGAAAAATTACTAGGGGCAGAGAATTTTGTACTAGAGAGGAAGAACACTTGAACTCGAAGTTGTTTGTGTCTCCTAAGTTAAAAACGTTACCCACTCTATGGTATTTATAGTCCTCCCTAGGGGGAGAATCGTGCTCAGAAGCACTACAAAtgttaaaaacttaattaaaatagaggagcatttgatttgatttgaagcGTGTAAGAATATCATCCCCAAGCTCACACGTGACATCTTTGCACtaggattttttatttatttaactatAAGTATCACCTACCGAGTTAACAGGGCCGGCCCAAGGACCAAGTCACCCAAGTAAGGGTTTTAGGCCTctaaaaatatttctttttactaagtaaaaaaggcctcTAAAATTTTTTAATAAGTATAAAAGGCCCTAAAAGTTTTAATAAATACATATTTCTTTAGGTAAAAAAACCTCACTTTAAAATTTACTTTAGACCTCGTTAAGTGTTGGACCGGTCCTAGAGTCAATCCTATTTGACTCGAGTGTGTAGTAATTTTCAAAAGTCTTTACCAAGAATTTGTCCTCTAATAATCAAACTTTTAACATTGAAAAttcaaacaaatatttttaaccACTGCCCCATACATATAATTTTAGAACTACATACGTCTATATCTTTGCCCTAGGATTAATATACGTAAGCGTAGACCCTGCATATTCTTATTTGTTGTGTGTGTAACTGTGTATGCAGGATAGAAGCAACAATGTGGATTACACGTGGCACAATTCAATTGTTTTACTCAAAAActttagattagattagatgaATGGCAATCACTATTATGTAGAGTTCATCATAGATACTAATTTAAGAAGTTTTATAATTTTGTATCTTATTTTTTTGGCTATCTAACTTACGGTTAAGCTTTGTCTTCCAAAATGGATCCATAATTTCACTAGCTTTATTGAGTATCTTTAAAAATAATAGAGTTCAgtacacttcactttattattTACACCATTAAATGAGTTCCAAAGAAATTATATAAGAAATTatgataaattaaaatgaaatatatggTACTCGCCCATTTTAAGTGAGTGTCAAAGAAATtgctttaatttatttatagaaattcaaataaaaaaaattgattttcatACACTAATAATCTCATTAAAAAGGATTGTTTAATCAATAAATGTAGACTTAGTTGATAAGACGGATTACTTCCTCTTATAAAGTTCTGTGTTCAATTTTTACTATCAATGTGAAAGATCTGCGGTCTTGAAGATGTGCTCTGGTTGGACCATCTCTCATAGGAATTTCTTACAAAAATTATTTCTATCTCTAAAATGAGTAAGGACATTTTCCGTACACGCTTTTAATTTCTCTGTATCTCTTTTTGTATCACATCCATCACTTATGTCTAATTCCTTTATAACTCACTTTAATTGCCTACGCACAAGAAATGTACACGTACCAAACATTTTCCTTTGTTCAAAATCTTGCCATGCTAGTGAGCAATGAAGTGTCCCAAATGTGATAATAATATAATCAAAGTGACATTCAAATAATGTTAGAAGTGGATTCCACTTGTTGTATGATGGGGTGCTTGCTGATTATGCAAATGAAGGGTTCAAATCATAGGAGCCAATGGTCACTCTCATACGTATACCATGCATCTCTACCAGATATTGAGTTTGACGACGCGGCGAGTTTCTGCCACATCTTATCCATCGGAACAGTGCTGACGATAGGAACTTCACCTGCATGGATTATTGGATATCACTTTAAATTTCCAATATTAATCAATTTTGGAAAACAAAGAGAGGTCAGAGGAGTATTCAACTAATTAAACTATGAGGTTTTTAATTTAACACATGCATGTGTCTGGTTGTTATTCATGAATTCAAATGCAGTATTGTCAATCACTTTTGCAAACATTTTCTGGAAGtaatttactaaaaaaaaaccTGCATATGTCATAATATCAAGTTATATATGTATGagagagtagttttttttttaaggaaaagaCAATACTTGCAAAACCCTAATGAAAAGAGCTTGTTTTCATAGGTGTGGCAATGCAGATTTGATTCGTCATGTCAATCCATCGACCCATTTAAACAGATCAGGATGCGGATGATGTTTGACCCTTAAATCCGTTTTAACTCACCCCGCCCAAT
This is a stretch of genomic DNA from Lotus japonicus ecotype B-129 chromosome 1, LjGifu_v1.2. It encodes these proteins:
- the LOC130730032 gene encoding WAT1-related protein At5g07050, with translation MEGDSWCGSFFQRSKPYIAMISLQFGFAGMNIITKVSLNRGMSHYVLVVYRHAFATAAIAPFALVLERKVRPRITFVMFMQMFVLGLLGPVIDQNLYYAGLKFTSPTYSCALSNVLPAMTFLMAVIFRMEKVDIRKVRCQAKVLGTGVTVAGAMLMTLYKGKVINFLGSQYMHHPRNYEPVNTNASAEQDWVKGSILLIIATLAWASFFILQAVTLRKYSAQLSLTAIVCFLGTLQSIAVTFVMEHSPSVWSIGWDMNLLAAAYAGIVSSGITYYVQGIVMQKKGPVFVTAFSPLMMVIVAIMGTFILAEKIYLGGILGAILIVIGLYQVLWGKQKEQEEETVEVVTEVMKCCEENGRMETVMEESVETNDIEKQKGEDCKEFRVVIGVPKA